ACTTCTAAGCCTGttgcttcagaagatgtttcagaagctgctccaGAAGTTGCTGCcaagaaagaaagaaggacaaagcgtaagTTTGATCGTCCTTCTGTCATTGAGGAGAAaaataatcaagaagaaattgcTGCAGTTGTTGATGAAAATATTGCTGTGGAAGAAGCTGTAGTTGAAGAAAATCAAGAagctttagttgaaaatgagaatgtAGAACAAGAAGCTGCTGAGAAAAAGAATAAGAAGAGGAAgtcgaagaa
Above is a window of Vicia villosa cultivar HV-30 ecotype Madison, WI unplaced genomic scaffold, Vvil1.0 ctg.003645F_1_1, whole genome shotgun sequence DNA encoding:
- the LOC131641308 gene encoding protein PXR1-like produces the protein MSLIEVIGNFPQPIPGVRFRRRPVLAEFEAFFLNEQPDIKVKYMNTIKKDSQKASTSKPVASEDVSEAAPEVAAKKERRTKRKFDRPSVIEEKNNQEEIAAVVDENIAVEEAVVEENQEALVENENVEQEAAEKKNKKRKSKKEKKAEDEKEVEKKKRKKNKKKKEVVA